Part of the Lampris incognitus isolate fLamInc1 chromosome 1, fLamInc1.hap2, whole genome shotgun sequence genome is shown below.
ATACTTCCTTATGGTTATAATCTAGGTTCATGTTATTTAAACATGCTGTTTTGACTGATTTGGGGCGCACGTTTAAATAAGACCCCTGAACCCTTTTGTTTTCTTGCTGTTTATTAAATTTGGTGCTATTTTTACGTTTTTTCTTATATACCGctcttttgttttgtgtgtgtcatTTTATTTTCATCCTGTTGACAGACATGTGTAGCACCTTGTGACCCCAGTTTACAGAGGTGATATATTAAATAGCACTTTACTTCCTAGCATAAAGAATGGCTATTGTTGTGACTATTCAAGCTAGGAAATGCTAACTTGCTAAGGCTAATGCCAGTGTTTAAAGTTGTTGCCTGAAAAGTTATTGTGTTACATAAAACAGCCATTGCTTGCTAACAGAAATAATAGAAAAGACAGAATTAAAGTCAAAATTCAGTGACACTTTGACTTAAAAAAAGAATCATAAATTCAAACACAGTCCACACTTTAGATGCCTAGAAGTCTTATCAACTATATTCCTTACAATTTATTTCTCTATTTGCGTCACCCTGCAATATGTCTGTAATCCTTTCTACAACAGTTATTTCAGAAACAATCATTTTTATTTACCTTAAAATTATGTTAAACAAAACATGCAGGTTTAGTGAGGCATTAGATTCTAGCCTCTTTGCAAGACCAAGCAAGCCTGGTCACTTATTCATTATTAAAGCCACACTGTCAACGGGAAACCACAACACATTCACTCTGAGAAATGAGTCATACTGCAACAGTATGAGCTAAATATGAACAGAGAACCCTTTTTACATTTACACTCTTCAACACATTAATGGTGGTATTAATGGTGTGGCACATTTCTATAGGTATACAAAGGAACACATTAACATTAACATGAGAATATGTGTGTATTTACAGAGTTGACTCTACGTATAGTTTGAGACTTCTAGATGTGTGTAGAAGCTCTGCCGTCCACGGAGCTGGACCTGGAGAGGTATCGGCTCATGGTGCGGCCCTCCTCTCCCAGTGCATTTTCCATCTTGGAGAACACAGAATTCTTGAAAGACCGCTTGAAATCGTTGCCCATGAAAATGTACAATATTGGGTTTAGGAAACTGTTTGCTGTAGCCACCGTTGTGCTTACCTTAAAACCAAGTCTTATTACTTCCGAATCGTAATTTTGGTGGTTCAGCTCGAGCAGGACAAAGACATGGTAAGGCAGCCAGCAGATGAAGAATGTGACAATGAGGGCAGTCATGACTTTGAAGGGTTTTGATGACTTGGTCATGTTATTGGTTCTTAGTCTCAGGATGATGATTGAGTAGCAGATGAATATAATGAAGAATGGGATGATAAACCCTCCGACAAGACGGCTCACAGCAATCATCTCATGGCTGTATTGGTGTGATGTGTAGTTGTTGAAACAAACAGACTTTCCAAGATGGCTGACAACATCTCTGAAAACCACAGAGGGAATACTTAGGGCAATAGAGACAACCCAGGCTAAGGTGACCACCAGAGAGGCCTTTTGAATGGTGCGGTGGTTCTGTGCCCAAACCGGACACATGACTGACACGCATCGGTCTGCGCTGATAATGACCAGGAGGAAGATGCTGCTGAACATGTTGAGGAACATAGCAAAGGAGGTGAACTTGCACATGAAGAGCCCAAAGATCCAGTTGCTTGTTGCCATGTGTGTAATGTTAAACGGAAGACAAGCACAGAATATAAAGTCAGAGATCGCAAGGCTCAGGTACCAGGTGGTGTTGATGGTCTTCTTCATCTTAAAGCCAGCGATCCAGATGACAATCCCATTCCCAGAGAGCCCCAGCAGAAGAATCAACACATTGACCACCAGCAAAGCGACACATGAGACTTCCTTGAAACACGTTGAATTGGGTTTGAAAACGACATTCTCAAGTGTGACGTCTTCATCGTAAGTGTAATTGTCATTGTAAGTGTCATTGTACATCTCATAAAGGATTGCATCATTATCCATTGTGCCTGAAGTAGCAGTATCAAGAGAACCCTGTGGAAAAATAATGTTTAAAAATGTTAAATGTTTAAAATGACAGAGCTGAGGGATGAACTTATCTCTCTACAGGGATGATTAGCATTTCAACCTTATCTGAAATCATCTGAAAGTTAAAGGTAACATGAGAACATACCTATAGCCAGACCATCTACCGCTGTTGACTTGATGTCTTGTGGTGACTGTGAACACAGTTGTCGCTTATGTAGGACTGTGTGACGTCCACCTGCTTAGCTTGAAAATCAGATGATTGAGCGGTTTCTCAATACTTCCATCCTCTTAATGCTTTCACTACTGCATTTTCATGGCCAGCCCCTCACGGCTAACCCGTCTCTGATGTTTTTCAACGAGGCTCTCCTAACCTGTCCTGATGGTTTTACACAGTTTAAGCACGGTATGTGGCAACGCTTCACATTAAGTGCATGTGATAAGTGTTTGTTAATAGGTAACAAGGCCCTGGaggtctgggtggcgtagcggtctattccgttgcctaccaacacagggatcaccggttcgaatccccatgttacctccggcctggtcgagcatccctacatacacaattggccgtgtctgcgggtcgtagtggtggatctagagattttttcctggggtggcaaaggggtggcaagactgtgtcccagaggtggcagctgccaccccttgccaccctgtagatccgcgcctgtgggggggagggggattctaaatcggcgacttctgtttgagatgagtttggtgcgggtctcattgaccttcaccatgcatgtacataaaatatactttaaaaacatattatctgatttataaatggggtggcaacaggggtggcaagactgtgtcccagaggtggcagctgccaccccttgccaccctgtagatccgcccctggcgggtgggaagccggaattgggtgtgtcctgctcgctgcacttgtgcctcctctggtcgatttgggcgcctgttcggggggaggggtaacgtgaacctcccacgcactacatcctcctggcaaaactcctcactgtcagtttaaaagaagtggcaggcgactccacatgtattggaggagaaaagtgatactctgcagccctcctcggatcggcagagagggtggagcagtgacttcgGATGGCTCGggaaagtgggataattggccaagtacaattggggagaaaaattggaggaatataggtaataaggcccttataagtccttataaaataCTTATTAACATTATTTAAAAAAGTAATTTTTTGGAtttatttcccctttttctccccatttgtacttggccaatactcCACccgtccgagccgtcctggtcgctgctccacctcctctgctgatctgtggagggctgcagactaccacatgcctcctccgatatatgtggagtcgcaagccgcttcttttcacctgacagtgaggagtttcgccagggggacgttatccaaaagaattgaatcgagtgcaactggacatggtatagtatatccgtgaagacgtttcgcctctcatccaagaggcttcatcagttcgtgcctttctgactagaccaagctagtctgactggctggtgatgatcctcccacgcgcatgctattccccccagtgcccccccccccgaacaggtgtcacCACTAGTGATGGTTCCGGCCTATTTATCAACCCGGTGACACGGTTCACATCAtccccaaaatacacacacacataaacagggcAGGTAGGTATAAAAGTACTAACTTTattcacaatatttcatttcatacaTTTAACAATTCATAAAACACTACTTTAGAATGCTACATCTGACAAATTTATAACACAGCACTGTAAGGAAGCCCTTCCCGCTCCCCTAGCTAAATAGCTCCCTGCTGCCTACTCGTCAGCCCTAATGAGCACCCCCACTGCCCGGACCCCACACTCCAAGAACAATACAGGTATAAAGTCAAGTCAGGTGAAGGTTACTTTTGCTATTGCACCCAAACATTAGCAAACCACTACATACACATGGAAACCAACCGGGTCAACTAACTCCCCCTCTAACCAGGGAACATTCCACTCTAGTCACCTCCGACGCAGGGAGCACTCGCATAATCCCACAGTAAACCCTAATGCACTAGGGTACTTGGAAGGCTTAAGGCCCGGGCCGCTGCAGCGCCCACTCCACCACTAAGCTCGACCGGCAGAGGCTAACTATCTAGTAGGCTATTGGGCGCCAGTTTAACTCAAATGAATGTCTCTCCTTTCCTCGGTGAAGCGCTTGGTTCCCTGCGCGACGAGGTCCCTCCGACTCCCCGCGGCGCGCTCTGTTGACTGGGCCGTAGGCTATACTGTGGGTCCGGTTGGGGGACGGGTCTCTCCGGCGTTATCCAGGCGGTCGGCGGAGGAAGAcagaaacaaaacacaattcAGCCACTGGTTCCAGCTACAACAGAGGGTTCCAGGCTAGCCATACGATTCTCCCGGCGTCAGATCAACCATAGACAAGGATAGGCACTTATCTTGAAGGAGGGGGGAACAAATCCCTACCCCTTCGCTGATGCTTCCAGGCCTACGGTGGACTCGGCTCCGTGGCTGCTGCCGTCCGGTTCACGTTCTGATTAACGGGGGGCACCCGAAAAGCCTACCCTCGAAGCCATCTGCCGGAGCTACAAATGGTTCGGCGGCGGCCGAGACTTCCACAGTTCGGCTCCGAGGACGACTTCCAAGTGACACTGCCATAGGCCacggaacgcatttcgaatgggtagggccacgaatgacgtgatgcccccccccccctagccacactcgtaacgcataactttattattatgtagagccgaaggaacggagaagaccgtaggttcacactttagccgtgtaggcaactttctttaatcaacggtaaatcagagagacaacaaaaccacagctcgactgagcggaggcggcaagaatcaccagaaaactggctgaacaaccataacttaaccctgcgttaacctgccagggcaaccctgacttaacccttagttcctggggtgaattctatccccaatacgtgtccaccacaattatttattattgccgtttttatttgtcctgattatagcctacacttgagtcacaatcaaatagtataatcagtatgattagaaagcataaatcatttgacacgtcaagtccagctgcataggattaaaaaatgtcaacgctcaccaccctgtcttaaacgttcccaaagaagttcctccgtctctcgttgtgctggatgaagtcactggcaatggcgagaccatccacactggccaaagcatccctgtgtgtgtggctgcacatcaagtcattgagtctcctttgagtcattgtttaccttagataagtcttcatacgacgaagggttgagaaagacgtctcggcgctggcagttgacacgggaattgtatcaaacaatttcaacagcctgtgtacatctggcgacagggttttcgctaccggagcagcattcattgccgatgttactgatgctaccgttgtgacggtaattccagacgttcggatcgcatctggcagcatattcaactgtgcgcgtaaactgtcaaagtcaagttctggggctaattagcaattctactgctggttcctcaagctcagagggctcattgtcagctggggcgaggctcataacgttgagggtagcggcggcagaggggctagttggagcagcgacagttagactttctggttcctcagagggctcattgtgggctggagtgacggtggttgtctcagctaccttggttaactttgacccgaagaaatcagttatttttcgacgcttcatcattcatttgaatgttactattgcttaaatttagcgaacacactagcagttagtctacttacatagagcgctggtatttggttctgtgaaattcacgtccgtgtgacgctaagctcacgtgacacaaataaccaatcaatcattaggaaacagagtttgttgcttgtgataggctacgtactgtacgtaggtttacagctagtggaaattagcccgggaagtgcccaaaagtgcaatacattaagaatgtaacgtatttgcgatttgaatttttacacgtttatgtttgatgcacgccaaagtaggtatggccacggccctactggccataccggttccgcggcctatgcgcGGCTTTAAAACCCGAGACCACGACGGCGGAGGAAAGTTTAGATCGGGTCAGACCCCGCGTCTGACAGGCACGCTCACTGTCAACAataagctagctagcgttagcttgttaGTTAGCAGCCCCAAGTTTCCGGGGTTTCGCCGCCGCAGAACAAGCCGTGTTTCTCGTTTCGCTTCTGTACGAGCGGCGCCTGTTGTGTGTGCGTCATTTCCTACCCTTCCCTACTCATATTGGAAAATTCACTCCCACTTCCCTACACTGGTTCCCCCCTAGCgacacaggcgccccaaccgaccagaggtggcgctagtgcagcgacaagaagacatacccacatccggcttcctacccgctaacacggccaattgtgtctgtagggatatccgaacaagccagaggtaacacagaaaTTCGAACCAGCaagccctgtgctggtaggcaacggaatagaccgccatgctacccggacgcccccaacatTATTAAGTCTTAATAACACTATGTAAGGGTTAATAATAGCATCATAAACATGTTTTCAGCCACTAGGTTGCacttgcaaaatatgcaaaacctaccTTTTCACACTTAGGTTGTAAGTACAATCTGCATAAAACTATGCACATAGCATCTAAGGACCCTCATGATTAAAAGTTAATGATTTTGATAGTCCACAAAGTGCAAGTTATGACTTATTACCTTACCTATTAACTAATGCTTAGTATAGTCTTACtaacacataataatgttaataaacattttataaggacttaaagggccgcattacctattaactaatacttgttacatgcacttaatgtaaagtgTTACCTGGTATGTATTTCTCGTTTTATAGCAATATCATTTAGTAGCCTCCACTAAATACTGGTTACTCATGACACTTGTACTGATTTTTTTCaattgaaaatgttttatttgtACTTTTAGAAGAAAGCCATTTGATCAAGCTCTCAGAAATATCACACTACTGAGTCTGCTGAGCATGTCAGTGGCTAGAAACAGTAAACAGAAGTTAGAGATAACGTCTTTCTGAGTCATATGAAAACACAACTTTTTCTTTTTGGTCTCCATTGTGACTTACAGAATGGCAAAATCTAAAACCAGAGACTTTAAATCATCTAACATGAGTCTGCCCCTGATTTTAACGCTGCAATTGACTTGGACTTGCACAAAAAAACCAGTGGTTGTCCGAAAAAGAAGTGAAACGACACTGCAAACCATTGTGGAAGAAAGATAACGGGTTTAACTTGGTTTCTGTTGTCGTTATCATCTGGTcaaacgtgtgtgtatgtgtgtgtgtgtgtgtgtgtgtgtgtgtgtgtgtgtgtgtgtgtgtgtgtgtgtgtgtgtgtgtgtgtgtgtgtgtgtgtgtgtgtgtgtgtgtgtgtgtgtgttctgcagttCTCCAGGTAGCACGAAGAGGTCAACATGGTCACCTACCATGAATCACAGTAGAGCAGCtcctctattttattttatttattatttatctacCATGGACAGTTCACATTAATCAACAAGTCCGTTTCCA
Proteins encoded:
- the cmklr1 gene encoding chemokine-like receptor 1 isoform X1, which codes for MDNDAILYEMYNDTYNDNYTYDEDVTLENVVFKPNSTCFKEVSCVALLVVNVLILLLGLSGNGIVIWIAGFKMKKTINTTWYLSLAISDFIFCACLPFNITHMATSNWIFGLFMCKFTSFAMFLNMFSSIFLLVIISADRCVSVMCPVWAQNHRTIQKASLVVTLAWVVSIALSIPSVVFRDVVSHLGKSVCFNNYTSHQYSHEMIAVSRLVGGFIIPFFIIFICYSIIILRLRTNNMTKSSKPFKVMTALIVTFFICWLPYHVFVLLELNHQNYDSEVIRLGFKVSTTVATANSFLNPILYIFMGNDFKRSFKNSVFSKMENALGEEGRTMSRYLSRSSSVDGRASTHI
- the cmklr1 gene encoding chemokine-like receptor 1 isoform X2, producing MDNDAILYEMYNDTYNDNYTYDEDVTLENVVFKPNSTCFKEVSCVALLVVNVLILLLGLSGNGIVIWIAGFKMKKTINTTWYLSLAISDFIFCACLPFNITHMATSNWIFGLFMCKFTSFAMFLNMFSSIFLLVIISADRCVSVMCPVWAQNHRTIQKASLVVTLAWVVSIALSIPSVVFRDVVSHLGKSVCFNNYTSHQYSHEMIAVSRLVGGFIIPFFIIFICYSIIILRLRTNNMTKSSKPFKVMTALIVTFFICWLPYHVFVLLELNHQNYDSEVIRLGFKMENALGEEGRTMSRYLSRSSSVDGRASTHI